The Liolophura sinensis isolate JHLJ2023 chromosome 8, CUHK_Ljap_v2, whole genome shotgun sequence sequence TCCTCCTTATGGAGAACCAGGAAGACCTTTGTGCCTGCGAAATACAAGAGTTTCTGCTCAAATGTGTCCAGCACTGACCGTGAGAATCTCTACAGCTCATCTGTAAGAAACACTGACCAGGGTGACAAGTGGCAAGCCAACACTTCTGCAGTAAGTCAGACATTCagctgaagttacatgtatatatatgtaacacttGTTAAGTCAGGGTATGGTTGATATCTACTCGCTGAATGAAGATTAGCcagggcagatttttttttgtttttactggaGTTAGAGTCTTTACAGCATTTCTCCTTCAGCAAATACTATGATCAAAGAAGTTTTTAACCATGGTATCAAACAAATAGAGTATAATTAGGTTCCTAAATCTAGTTACTAATCCTTAAAAGATgttctggggcctccgtggctcagttggttagtgagctagcgcagcgtgatgacccagaaatctcttaccaatgcaatggctgtgagttcaagtccagctcatgctggcttcctcttcggccgtacgtgggaaggtctggcagcaacctgcagatggtcgtgggtttcccccgggctctgcccggtttcctcccaccataatgctggcagccgtcgtataagtgaaaaattcttgagtacagtgtaaaacaccaatcaaataaataaataagtaaattaaaagaTGTTCTCAACACATCCACCCAAACTCCACAACTTTGACACCACGCTACCTCCCTGAAACTCCACTTGTAATATATATGACATCTGCTCTGAATAAGTCCACagattattattaaaatatgaagtGTTCTTAACGGGAAATAGTGGAATATACTCAAACATTATATATTCAATTGGcgttttaaaatattgtcataTATTCCATATTGAAAAGAAATTCAATTAAACTATGGCAGTTGGCTTTATGTGTGTAGGAAACctagcacaaaccaccaaaaccAGTTGTTCTTGGAGTAGGTTGcactgtacattgtatgtttaattatatttattatacatttgaAGCCAAATTTCATACTGAAGTCCAGACCTTACCAGTCATGTAGATACTCAGTTCGTATAGCCTTCTCTTTAACTATTGCAGGATGATGAACTGATTGTGTATGACACTGAGGTGATCTATGTGAACTGCACCCCAGACAATGTTGAATCAGAAACCAATGTCCGCTCAGATAACGAAACGTTTTATCAGAGCCCAGAATCAGACAGCCATCTGGATGATTCCGTGGACAACGCTTATGAGCTTCTGGCCAGTTTCAAGCTCAATGATGCGGAAACAATGTTCCTGAACGTGTTCAAAGACCTGGATGAAACTTCTGAGGAAGGCAAACAGTCAACAGTGAAGGTGATGATGGGTCTGGCTGAGATCTGCTTACGGAAAAGTCGTATGACACGTGGGAATCCAATGGAGAGTCAGTGGCTGCAAGCGCACAACATTGCACTTCTGCAGTATGCTGTTCAGCTGTGCAGTGAAGCACTGCAGAGTGAGGGCAACAACCAAATGATCACCTGGTATCAAGAGCAGCACAATTGTGCgcttaaaaaaatgaaacctgCAGAGGAGAACTTTGTTAAgtccatgtacacatacatccaGAGTGACAAAGCTTCTCTTCAACGTCAGATGTTCTTTTCACTCTCTGCACCCACAACGCCAACGGGAGAATTCAACTTTCCCCTGAGCAGCACCCCACTTCAGCATGTCTTCCCTGGGGTACAGTTCCAGAGGAATGCCTCTGTGGAACACTTGTCATCGGAAAATAATGCTTTTCCTGGGGGACTCCAATGGATGGTGAAATTTCAAGAATACTGCCAAGACCGTCTCCGAAGTAAGGATTCAGCGCGAATCGTGGAGCAGCTGTTTTCATTGAACTCTGAAATTTCTGACCTACTGAATAAGGATCCGGAGGATTGTGATAAAGACAAGGCTACTGCACAATCCGAAACAAAACCTGATGAAGGATGTAATGATATAACTCAAGAATTAGACGTGCCATCTGAACAGCAGTCTGATGAAGGATGCAAGGATAATGTTCAGGAATCAGGAATCAGAGATGAGGCTGTAGAGCTTCAGACAGTGTCTCCTCTACATGCCTGTACAGTGAGCCTCACCCTAGCCAAACTGATAAGTAAACTTGCAGAAAAACTGGTCGGAGAAGGAGAATGTGTGAAAGGGGAAGCCCTGTATGAACAGAGCAGAGAAATTCTAGAGTTCATTCAGGATGGAACAAAAGGTATGGTGGTGCTGTATGCCCAGACTGTCAAGAAACTAGGGATGCTGAAGATTAAACTAGGCGATATTAGCTCTGGCATCCAACTGCTACAAACAGCCATTCGCTCATACAGGGAAGTGGGCGATGAGGCCTCTAACGGAGACATTGCCTTGGCGCTAGTAGAAATTGGGGACAGTCATACCATTGAGAAATGGGATTCGGAGTCCATATTTGATCATGTTATTGATGTCATACGAGAGGCTTTTGACAAGGAATCTCTTGCTGATGTCCCACTTACGTCTAAGAGCAACAATGACCCAGAGGAGAGCAAGTGCAATTCACCAAGCAAAGAGATGAGCCAGAGCTACTGTTCGAGCACTCAGGAAGCCATATGGTGTTATGAGGAGGCCATTGACATCCTTGAGAATCTGCCATTGTGCGATGTTCTGAACAGTACCGTGTATGCCCGTGCCATCACCAGGCTTGGGGATTCGCACTTCATACAACAGGAGTACAATGAAGCTCTGTTCTGCTACGAGAAAGCTCAGACACTCTTCCGTGTGACAAGCGGGAGGAGTGCCCTAATACAGCATGGTCACGTCCTCTGCATGCTTGGCACTACCAGTTTCATGTTACATCTCTACCCAAAAGCTGCCATGGTTTTCGAGTGTGCATACCGTATGCTGAAGCACGCATTCAGGGGAGAGTACCCTTACAAAATGGCCCTCCTTTTGTCTCTGCTGGGATTAGCCACTTACAAGCTCCAGCATTACCACAAGTGTATTTCATGGAGCTTCCGTGCCTATGAAATGTACATTGATCTGTTTAAAGACAGCCTAACAAATCTGCCCAGACAGAAGCTCTGGATAGCCTGCCAGACTCTGTACATCCTGGGGAATTCGTACAACGTCCTGAATCTTCATGAGAAGGCCATCCACTACTTAACCCTTGGGAGATCCATCATGACTGTGGCCAGTAACACGGACAGGCGACAGTACATGCGGGTTCTACAAGTCCTGGGGGACTGCTACTTTGCGCAGTACGACTACAAGACAGCTCTCACGTTTTACAACGAGGCGCTGCAAGACTTTGAAGGAGAAGCCTTGCAGCTGATTCGCGTTCATCAGAACATCGCGGAGCTGAACCAGTCTTCGGATGACAAGGGTTTCCACAATCAACTACTGAGCAGATCAGCCGATGCTCACCTCCACATGCAGGAGTACAAGGATGCATTCGGGCTTCTTGCACAGGTCAGCAATATTCAGGACGTTTTAGAAGATGACATAAAGGGTGATCTGGTGACGACACTCCATCAACTAGGCAACATGCACTCTATGTCTGGGGATGCAGACCAGGCCATCCAGTCATTCAAGGACTGTGTGGAAATATACCAGGAGGTGCACGGGGATCTTGGGCCCGAGATGAGCATCATTCTGGGCAACCTGGCCACAATGTGCTACGTGAAGGCATGCACCAGCGAAGGCGCCGAAGAGGAGTTGGAGATGACCATAGCTGCAGAGCAGAACTTCCAGGATGCCATTGCCCTGGAGAATAATCTCAACGTTCTGGTGAAGTATTCCAGCTTTCTGTTCAGCCAGGGAAACTATGACGATGCTGTCATGTATCTCCAAGACGCCTTAAAGCAAGCCCATGAAGAGCAGTTGATTGGTTACAGTGGGCTAGAGAAGGTCACTCTGCCAGAAGTTCTCCAGGATGAGGTGGATTATCAGTCCGAGGTCAGCTTCCCAGCTACACCTCTCATCCACTACCTCCTGATGGTATCACACAAGGCACTGGGTGAAATGAAAGTGGCAGAGGACCATCTCCTCCTCCTGATGAAGGAGGTcatgaagggagacaacccTGTCATGCACTCTCTGGTAGGCTATGCTCTCATGGACATGGGGATGTTCAAGGATGCGGCAGAGTTCTTTGCTATTGCGTTTCACATGAAAGAGGATTATCATTTGGCCACAGAcaattattgtacatgtttagGGATCATGGTACTACACACTCTACAGAAATCTGTGGAAAACATCTACTTCAGCAGAAACAAAGAGCAGTAGAAGCAACATAGTACATGCAGCAGAGTCAGCAAGCCACCTCTTCACACAACTCCTGAAGCAAAACAAGTGCTCTATGATGTTACATGTTTCTGAACTATCTGTCTTTCTTGGGTCTACTTTTCTGTGTATTACTGGCGTACCAAACTTGTTTTAATAGAcactacacatgcatacattcaATCAGATGAAAGCATTATATCAGGTGGGCATAAAagaatgggccgtactttgacactcaatatttctgttaccctcttacgtcagcttctaaaaatttacacacttacaagccattatgtcctaagtatacagaccaaagctcaatttcatcctttaagatttctgttcatgggaccaaaatcgagtcaaaaacgcatgttccagacatttaaaaatgatgttctatcttgttttacttgaaaaggtgatcaattggtcctccatcttGGCGCGTAAATGTTTCTTCCGAGAAATGATCGAGTCCCGAAtttcctttaatttttttccagcagtccttgatgcatgcttttagttcatcctcagtgaatttttccATGCAACCCTCATAGGtccctgacaggtgatgcaatgtgggtcaccaaAACGTGCAATTTTGAgggtatgttttcattttaaccctgtgtacagactactcaagctatgaccttgaaaattgatcagtatattaacaaaatcctGTCATTTGAATGTCTGAattttgaaagggtttgaactaAGGATAATGgggcaatgcagcatcaaagtacggcccattttttatgcccacccgatatatactACAtgcagtaaatgacctaaaattttgcccccaAAAATTGGATtgttagagacaaataaatgtcataaaatattacatttagtAATGACATTTTCCCAGTCATATCATCCTACATTCCAAACAAAGTTCAGACCACTTTTCTAAGACCAATACAAatctcagaatctggcaaaatatGCATCTTGGTAATAGGAGAAATTTTAGGCCGCCACCTTTGTATAGTAATTTAAATCTTAATCCTTTTCGAATGATGTTGTCAAAATAGATCTTTATAACGATAGGTCTTTATAATGATCTATAGCATGTGAAACTTGTCCTGTCTTTTCTCTCTATCTCTTCCTCTTTAccttatgaatattcatatacatatatctaagCAGCATTAGCAGTTGTGATCAACACTGTAGCCAGCAGCCCTAGATTTGCTTGCAAGCTAAATCGCTAGTGTATCTTGTCTGCTGTTTAATTAAgttgaatgtatttttatacaaCACACAGAGGAAGGTTATTTCACAAACTGTTTACGTTGTAGAACTgctaacattttcaaatatgcaGTTCTTCTgtgatacatataaatacttCACATGCATTTGGTGCTACTGAATATTATTTAACAACATACCTGTATGTCATGAATCTGTAAGTTTTGTGCGTCCaaatcagtatgtatgtcaAAGATCTAGAGCCCTGTAGTTGCTTACTGACGTGTTCAGCGACATTTTTAATTGCATTTAGTGCTTTTGTTTAACTTATTTATTCAGAGTAGAGAGCTGAATGCTTTGAAGTATAGTTTATTGAAGAAGTGGATCACCACTAGTTGATCTTCAGTTGCTGTGTACACAACAATCCGTATTTCTGTGACATTTCCATATGATTGATACTACTTGTGACCAGGTGAGGGTCACAGCCGAAACACCACTGATCAAGGGAAACAGCCAGTCAGGTGAAATAGCTGTGGAATTACAGTATGCTGATCATTTCAGATCTATTCACTACAGTCCCATAGGACATCTGCGCTTCAAAGAGACTTTTGTAAGTGTGAAAGTTAAGTATCGAGGTATTGAATTTGTGTTATACATATAGTCCTGATCTTTAAAAACCAAGTGCATGTGGTAGCTAGAATTGTAATCATGCCTGTTTGAAATTTGCACAAGAAATGATAAGTCATGGTTTCAAAGCAATAATTGGGGAAATTTTTATTGAAGAGTCATAGCATGAATTATGGCAACAAAGAACAAATGCGaaacatacagaaaatattGCGTGATTTATTAAAAAGGTGGATGATTTCATGCACTCATGCCTAGCTATTATATAAAATTTTGGAAACTGTATCTTTCAGCAACATTTGTACATGACCATGATAATTTACAAGTTTAATTGTctacatgaatatttcaaagGTTGTTTGAAGGAGGAATTTTTAACCTGGCCCTAGACAGGATATAGATGTAATAGATTTACTGTATGAATTTACACATTACGctagtaatgtacatgtacagctcaacTTTTTAAAGAAAGTATCCTTGTCCTTTGTTTAAGCTGTGATGAAAACCAATGGGCTTGGTTGTGATAATGCCAGATGCCTATGCATGCAAACACAGGTTTGAACTAaccaaaaccaacaaaaatttcCGTGCACAAATAAAGCAAAACATGTATTGTTGATACCAAAACAAggaataaaatgtacatgcaaacgcacatgtaaacatgtcaaacCAACAAAATTTCCTGTCACAAATAAAGCAAAACATGTATTGTCAATACCAAAACAAGGAAGAGAACACATAATTACATGTCAAATGTCATACGTGTCAATGTTACAACAGTCAATGACAAATTGCATATCGTACACATGACAATTGcatatatcacatgtacagtatatacacacatacgtaCTGTGTAATACATTTTCTCTGGCATTCACTGTTTTCCCATATTCATGCAGTTTTAATGTCTAAAAAGCAGACATTTGTCAAAATACAAGTACaattccaagtacatgtattagagtTTAACTCGGCTGTTAAAGAAAAATTCGCATCACCATTTCCCCCTAAAGACACTGAAAACtgtcattttaatacatgtacccatacaattacatgtacaaatgcccATATAACAGTTTGTTCAACAGTGCTTGCTTACAATCAGCATCCTCCTGTCCCTAACCACAACTGTCAATGTTAGAAGATATTAAAGCCAGCTAAATCTGTAACCATGAAACTGGATCAAAATAAAAGTGTACACCAAAATCGGACTTTGACTTCACagtgttgttttattttgaagtgAAATTTGAATTAAACTTGACAAAACATAGAAGTTGTATCTTGTCAGGTGATCACTGAAGGTCCCTAACCATATGTATACATTACTTACCAGGGTATGCAAGAAAAGGAGGGGATATTCTACATAAATTATTCACAGCTAGAATTAACATTCAACATCTTCAATTAGATAAATAGTTTATCAACACCACCAAAAAATCTGATGAAGGAAGTTACAATTTACACACAAGTTTTAATTTACTTGTGATTTAATCAAATGTATGGAAACATTCAAGTGGATAAATTTTTgatgcaaatttaaaaaatgcagccTGATCAGATTTGTGTTCATTGTGAGACAAAATGTCGGCATGGTAACTGTGTTGTGATGATCACCATGACATGTCCCAAACAGCCTGTAAACCCTGATGACATAAGTTATTGCCGATTTGCATAATGATCTCTATTAATATATCTGATTATAGTTTAATGTCAAACTGAAGAACTTTGCACTTATACAGTGGCAGATGACTttatagatggaggaaaccatggaaattaaataggcaagttacatgtacttacaaactTCCTCAAGTGacattcaggtacatgtatgcacaacatattgttggaagacaagttcTCAACGAAGCTTAGACTGCACAACCTGAAACAGTCATGTAAGTGTCCTCCACCTTTGTCACAATCGTCCAACACTCAAGGACGGTGGgtgaatacaaaaaaatactgtTCAAAGCCAAGATTGAACCCATTTATCGTGTCGTGACGACAAAAAGAcataaccacttggccatgacCCACTGTTTGCAAGGTTGTTAACAAAGTTAGAGTTGCATGAAGATGTGTAACACCCCATGACCAACTGTTTGCAAGGTTGTTAACAGAGTTGAGTTGCATGAAGATGTGTAACACCCCATGACCGACTGTTTGCAAGGTTGTTAACAGAGTTGAGTTGCATGAAGATGTGTAATATCCCATGACCCACTGTTTGCAAGGTTGTTAACAGAGTTGAGTTGCACGAAGATGTGTAATATTCCATGACCCACTGTTTGCAAGGTTGTTAACAGAGCTGAGTTGCAGGAAGATGTGTAACACACCTTGTATTAGACTAGGAGGGTACTATGCACACCTAAATCCATGCTCTCCAGAGTTTGGAGTGTGCTACACGTTTTTATTCGCATGTCCATATATTGTTTCAGGAGTGCACAGGTGTGGGCCAGAGTGTGATACCATTCCTCAGATCTGAAGGCCTACTAATGTCTTGAGCTATGTATAGTAAAGAACCATGTTTGATGTTGTATTATTCTTTTAACACAGGCTCAAAATTTTGTCTCAGTCAGGATATAATTTTGTATTTCAGGCCTCAGTTATCTGAATAACAGCATTTCATAAACAAAGATATTGTATAACACTGTCTTAAAAGTTCAGGTACATTCTTAATTATACAGGTAAATCAACAGACAGCAACGTGTAACTGGAAGGTACTCACTGAGgggtgtctcagtgtctttgagagGCCCAATTTTACAAATTAACATGCCAGAGATAGgaaaaataggagaaaattggaaatgtgaTGGCATGACTtaaaattctggctaaatctatgctCACTGGTGTATCACtcaatatattacatgtataataaacacatcaaaGACATCACGAAGTCCAGGTGAGAGTAAACCATGTTGCACAAGATAATGACTGCACCATCTATAGCGCTGGATCTTCTGATCACTGATTGATACTAGTAGTTCATCAGTGCATTGCATGCATATTCAAATCTCCTGATATGTACTCCTTAAACCACACAAACATGTAGTTGCATCCACAGGCAACTTCTGTGAAGGGAACAAAAGGCATGTATACC is a genomic window containing:
- the LOC135472640 gene encoding uncharacterized protein LOC135472640, giving the protein MPPNLGEEDTIERIIKDPKSVSWETFKEFGIDPVSLIPPRRDYDWSVHSKLPVHSYTGVSSLWRTRKTFVPAKYKSFCSNVSSTDRENLYSSSVRNTDQGDKWQANTSADDELIVYDTEVIYVNCTPDNVESETNVRSDNETFYQSPESDSHLDDSVDNAYELLASFKLNDAETMFLNVFKDLDETSEEGKQSTVKVMMGLAEICLRKSRMTRGNPMESQWLQAHNIALLQYAVQLCSEALQSEGNNQMITWYQEQHNCALKKMKPAEENFVKSMYTYIQSDKASLQRQMFFSLSAPTTPTGEFNFPLSSTPLQHVFPGVQFQRNASVEHLSSENNAFPGGLQWMVKFQEYCQDRLRSKDSARIVEQLFSLNSEISDLLNKDPEDCDKDKATAQSETKPDEGCNDITQELDVPSEQQSDEGCKDNVQESGIRDEAVELQTVSPLHACTVSLTLAKLISKLAEKLVGEGECVKGEALYEQSREILEFIQDGTKGMVVLYAQTVKKLGMLKIKLGDISSGIQLLQTAIRSYREVGDEASNGDIALALVEIGDSHTIEKWDSESIFDHVIDVIREAFDKESLADVPLTSKSNNDPEESKCNSPSKEMSQSYCSSTQEAIWCYEEAIDILENLPLCDVLNSTVYARAITRLGDSHFIQQEYNEALFCYEKAQTLFRVTSGRSALIQHGHVLCMLGTTSFMLHLYPKAAMVFECAYRMLKHAFRGEYPYKMALLLSLLGLATYKLQHYHKCISWSFRAYEMYIDLFKDSLTNLPRQKLWIACQTLYILGNSYNVLNLHEKAIHYLTLGRSIMTVASNTDRRQYMRVLQVLGDCYFAQYDYKTALTFYNEALQDFEGEALQLIRVHQNIAELNQSSDDKGFHNQLLSRSADAHLHMQEYKDAFGLLAQVSNIQDVLEDDIKGDLVTTLHQLGNMHSMSGDADQAIQSFKDCVEIYQEVHGDLGPEMSIILGNLATMCYVKACTSEGAEEELEMTIAAEQNFQDAIALENNLNVLVKYSSFLFSQGNYDDAVMYLQDALKQAHEEQLIGYSGLEKVTLPEVLQDEVDYQSEVSFPATPLIHYLLMVSHKALGEMKVAEDHLLLLMKEVMKGDNPVMHSLVGYALMDMGMFKDAAEFFAIAFHMKEDYHLATDNYCTCLGIMVLHTLQKSVENIYFSRNKEQ